In Clostridiales bacterium, a single window of DNA contains:
- a CDS encoding protein kinase, producing MLGEGHNGIVYLLPDGKAIKIFKDKKHCVKEYDILKAVNGNKYFPKVYSCGGNYIIRDFVGGECAKDYIKKKGLSKKLALNLIHLLEEFINLKFTRIDIRCRDLYIQDDESILVIDPKSSFSRNIPFPRHLSKGLKKLKVLDKFLKILKQENGKLYDDWVPALKKCGLLQKCH from the coding sequence ATGCTTGGCGAAGGCCATAACGGCATCGTTTATCTCCTACCCGACGGGAAGGCGATAAAAATCTTCAAGGATAAAAAGCACTGCGTCAAAGAATATGACATATTGAAAGCAGTAAACGGAAATAAATATTTCCCTAAGGTTTATTCCTGCGGGGGCAATTACATCATAAGGGACTTCGTAGGGGGAGAATGTGCAAAGGATTATATAAAGAAAAAGGGATTGAGTAAAAAATTGGCTTTAAATCTCATACACCTTTTGGAGGAGTTTATAAATTTGAAATTTACAAGGATCGATATAAGATGCAGGGACTTGTATATTCAGGATGACGAATCCATACTTGTTATCGACCCGAAATCCTCTTTCAGCAGGAACATACCATTCCCCAGGCATCTTTCAAAAGGGCTTAAAAAATTAAAGGTGCTTGACAAGTTTCTTAAAATATTAAAGCAGGAGAACGGCAAGCTCTATGACGACTGGGTACCCGCTTTAAAAAAATGCGGCTTGCTGCAAAAGTGCCATTGA